Proteins from a single region of Armatimonadota bacterium:
- a CDS encoding 6-phosphofructokinase gives MEPLRGNLVVGQSGGPTAVINSSLSGVVLEALEHDAIEEIYGMVHGVEGLLEEELIDLGRQSAATIAGLRSTPSAALGSCRHKLRDADYEKILRVLEAHGVRYFVYIGGNDSADTAWRLGRLAADRGYEMRVMSVPKTIDNDLVSTDHCPGYGSVARWLATAVRDAGLDTEAIGVVDTIKVIETMGRNTGWITAATALARDHADAAPHLIYLPERPFVRDRFLSDVDRVYKKLGYAVITVCEGLKDDRGEYLSASGKTVDVDRFGHKQLGGAAAVLCDIVAEGLGIKARWDKPGTIQRVSMLAASPVDLEEAHQVGRAAVRHAVEGRDGAMVTLVRESSEPYRWATGLAPLERIANAERKVPDEFIAPEGNDVTEAFLAYARPLIGPALPPYARLNMTRVARRTGT, from the coding sequence ATGGAACCACTGCGTGGAAACCTGGTTGTCGGGCAGTCCGGAGGCCCCACCGCGGTTATCAACAGCAGTCTCTCGGGTGTGGTCCTCGAGGCGCTCGAGCACGACGCGATCGAGGAAATCTACGGGATGGTGCACGGCGTCGAGGGGCTCCTGGAGGAGGAGTTGATAGACCTGGGGCGCCAGAGCGCCGCCACGATTGCCGGTCTGCGCTCCACCCCATCGGCGGCCCTGGGGTCGTGCCGGCACAAACTGCGCGACGCCGATTACGAGAAGATCCTGCGGGTGCTCGAAGCCCACGGGGTTCGCTACTTCGTCTACATAGGCGGCAACGACTCGGCCGATACCGCCTGGCGCCTGGGACGCCTGGCGGCCGACCGGGGGTACGAGATGCGCGTGATGAGCGTCCCAAAGACGATTGACAACGACCTGGTCTCTACCGACCACTGCCCGGGCTACGGCAGCGTCGCCCGGTGGCTGGCCACAGCCGTCCGCGACGCCGGGCTCGACACCGAGGCGATTGGCGTCGTTGACACGATCAAGGTCATCGAGACCATGGGCCGCAACACCGGCTGGATCACCGCGGCCACCGCGCTGGCCCGCGACCACGCCGATGCCGCGCCTCACCTGATCTACCTGCCGGAGCGGCCGTTCGTGCGCGACCGTTTCCTCTCCGACGTGGACCGCGTCTACAAGAAGCTCGGCTACGCGGTAATCACCGTCTGTGAGGGCCTGAAGGACGATCGGGGCGAATATCTCTCGGCCAGCGGCAAGACAGTTGACGTGGACCGTTTTGGCCACAAGCAGCTCGGCGGCGCCGCGGCCGTGCTCTGCGACATCGTCGCCGAAGGGCTCGGCATCAAGGCAAGGTGGGATAAGCCCGGTACGATCCAGCGGGTCTCAATGCTGGCGGCATCACCCGTTGACCTCGAGGAGGCGCACCAGGTGGGCCGCGCCGCGGTTCGCCACGCGGTCGAGGGTCGGGATGGGGCGATGGTCACGCTGGTGCGCGAATCGTCGGAGCCCTACCGATGGGCCACCGGACTGGCGCCGCTCGAACGCATCGCCAACGCCGAGAGGAAGGTCCCGGACGAGTTCATAGCGCCGGAGGGCAACGACGTCACCGAAGCGTTCCTGGCCTACGCCAGACCTCTGATCGGCCCTGCGCTGCCGCCGTACGCGCGACTGAACATGACGCGCGTGGCCAGGCGCACCGGCACCTAG
- a CDS encoding hydroxypyruvate isomerase family protein, with product MPRFAANLTFLWSDRPFISRFDAAARAGFGAVEYMFPYVEDIDAIAGELRRLKLRQALFNLPAGDWAAGERGIAVDPGRRGEFREGVRLAVEVARRLGCPRVNCLVGKQMEDVPLAEQWACLVDNLKSAAAAFEEVGLVLLAEPVNTFDIPGFFLRTTSEAFQLQEAVGAANLKVQFDVYHAQRMEGNLAHTLRNNIGRIGHIQVADSPDRNQPGTGEINFGYLFRVLDRTDYAGDVGLEYRPAGTTDESFGWIEDLGYTRS from the coding sequence ATGCCGCGCTTTGCCGCAAACCTCACGTTTCTGTGGTCAGATCGTCCCTTCATTTCCCGGTTTGATGCCGCTGCCCGCGCTGGATTCGGCGCGGTCGAGTACATGTTCCCCTATGTCGAGGACATAGATGCCATCGCCGGCGAGTTGCGCCGCCTGAAGCTCCGGCAGGCGCTGTTCAACCTCCCCGCCGGCGACTGGGCCGCCGGTGAGCGCGGCATCGCGGTGGATCCGGGACGGCGCGGCGAGTTCAGGGAGGGCGTTCGCCTGGCCGTTGAGGTCGCCCGACGCCTGGGGTGCCCGCGCGTCAACTGCCTTGTGGGAAAGCAGATGGAGGACGTGCCGCTGGCCGAGCAGTGGGCGTGCCTGGTGGACAACCTCAAGAGCGCGGCCGCGGCCTTCGAGGAGGTAGGGCTGGTCCTCCTGGCCGAGCCGGTCAACACGTTCGACATCCCCGGGTTCTTCCTGCGCACGACCTCCGAGGCGTTCCAGCTTCAAGAAGCGGTCGGCGCCGCCAACCTCAAGGTGCAGTTCGACGTCTACCACGCGCAGCGCATGGAGGGCAACCTAGCCCATACGCTCCGGAACAACATCGGCCGGATCGGCCACATCCAGGTGGCGGATTCCCCTGACCGCAATCAGCCAGGCACAGGGGAGATAAACTTCGGCTACCTCTTCCGGGTGCTCGACCGTACCGACTATGCGGGCGACGTCGGGCTGGAGTACAGGCCTGCCGGCACCACCGATGAGTCATTCGGTTGGATTGAGGATCTGGGCTACACGCGCTCCTAG